The Henckelia pumila isolate YLH828 chromosome 2, ASM3356847v2, whole genome shotgun sequence genome includes a window with the following:
- the LOC140878685 gene encoding uncharacterized protein, with product MADNANLSLRQLGTPDLNHQPLCITFSTLENNATFELKSVLIHLLPSFHGLAGEDPHKHLMEFHVVCTSMKPHGVTEEQIQLRAFPFSLKNAAKDCLYYLPPGSITTWTEMKIIFLEKYFPASRAANIRKENYGIKQYTGESLHEYWERFKKLCARCWKDHPNLRYGNPSMNQPAPQEMRGSIQHLNTQVGQLATTVNSGRELKVHEKVMKEPVHNEDVKESKVEENELNHKDTPRDFRKDENIKELYETFHRCEINISLLDAIKQRKTPEKCKDSGMFSITCKIGDVQLNTTMLDLGASINVMSYSFYASLKLRPLNETTTVIQMADRSTINPRGVIEYVLVQVGNFVFHADFYVLDMKNNDLKSPILLGRLFLKTSKSVIDANNGTLTMEFDGEIVKFNIFDNLNFLSCESAVNNLDINDYLSQEHKKVVNECKLKEVVARPVKISFSDLQAPEAEEPRISRNSKTRPKLTVKNRVPPPPQSEFQYDSSVIPLGMEEDDTANT from the exons ATGGCTGACAACGCGAATCTTAGTctaagacaattgggcactcctgatctaAATCatcaacctttatgcattactttttctactttagaaaataatgctacatttGAGTTAAAATCCGTAttaattcacttattaccttcttttcatggtcttgcaggtgaggatccgcaCAAGCACttaatggaattccatgtggtatGCACGagcatgaaaccccatggagtaacAGAGGAACAGATCCAACTGAGAgcctttcctttttctttaaagAATGCTGCTAAGGATTGTCTATACTACTTACCTCCTGGATCCATCACTACTTGGACAGAGatgaagataatttttctgGAGAAGTACTTTCCAGCTTCTAGAGCAGCAAACATCAGGAAAGAGAACTATGGCATCAAACAGTACACAGGAGAGTCACTTCAcgaatattgggagcggttcaaaaagctaTGTGCTAGat gttggaaggatcatccaaacctTAGATATGGAAATCCTTCGATGAACCAGCCTGCACCTCAA GAAATGAGAGGAAGTATACAACACTTGAACACTCAGGTGGGACAGTTGGCAACCACAGTTAACAG TGGAAGAGAGTTGAAGGTTCATGAAAAAGTGATGAAAGAACCAGTACATAATGAAGATGTGAAGGAATCCAAGGTAGAGGAGAATGAGCTTAATCACAAGGATacaccaagag ATTTTAGGAAAGATGAGAACATTAAGGAGTTGTATGAAACTTTTCATAGATGTGAGATAAATATTTctttgttagatgctattaagcaa AGAAAGACACCTGAAAAATGCAAGGATTCAGGTATGTTTTCAATTACTTGTAAAATAGGAGATGTTCAGCTTAATACAACCATGTTAGACttaggagcatcgattaatgtCATGTCATATTCTTtttatgcttccttaaaacTAAGGCCTTTGAATGAAACTACAACTGTTATCCAgatggctgatagatctactaTTAATCCTAGGGGTGTGATAGAGTATGTTCTTGTGCAAGTTGGTAATTTTGTTTTTCAtgctgatttttatgtgcttgatATGAAAAACAATGATTTGAAGAGCCCAATTTTGCTAGGAAGACTATTTCTTAAAACTTCAAAGTCTGTTATAGATGCTAATAAtggtactctcactatggaattcgatgggGAGATtgtcaagtttaatatttttgataaccTGAATTTTCTTAGTTGTGAAAGTGCTGTtaataatcttgatatcaatgatTACTTGTCACAAGAACACAAGAAAGTTGTGAATGAGTGTAAGTTGAAGGAAGTAGTAGCAAGACCtgttaaaatttctttttctgatcTGCAGGCACCCGAAGCTGAAGAACCTAGGATTTCTAGGAATTCAAAGACGAGACCAAAATTAACTGTGAAA aaCCGAGTTCCGCCACCTCCGCAGTCCGAGTTTCAATATGATTCTTCCGTTATTCCATTAGGCATGGAAGAGGACGACACCGCCAACacttga
- the LOC140882151 gene encoding probable CoA ligase CCL8 isoform X2, whose amino-acid sequence MRIFKAINHVTRHQSLSFITCTCCLDSRPSCSGSRFLYSSSVFSLKLPDFGSFPSRFFTSDTHHSTNMELVEAVARRESTSPGSIAIRADQQSYSYHQLISSAKMISSLLRNADLKTVDDVNEKKYLDGARVGIVAKPSAEFVAGVLGTWLSGGVAVPLALSYPEAELLHVINDSDIAMILSTEDHQDLVKGVATKTSSQLFILPPVPNINTVSTEPELTTNGDRKGDDPALIIYTSGTTGKPKGAVHTHKGVLSQAQMLSGAWGYTSTDQFLHCLPLHHVHGLYNALLAPLYAGSTVEFMPKFSVRGVWQRWRESYPSDQTKSNDAITVFTGVPTIYTRLIQGYEAMDPALQAASASAARQLRLMMCGSSALPLPVMQQWESITGHRLLERYGMTEFVMALSNPLIGERKGGTVGKPLPGVEAKIIVEDGSGDGNDGVGELCIKSPSLFKEYWKLPEVTKQSFIEDGFFKTGDAARVNDDGYYVIMGRTNADIMKVGGYKLSALEIEAVLLEHPTISECCVLGLPDKTYGEAVCAIIVPNPGLRKTDEEETRPALTLGELSIWAKQRLAPYKIPTRLLLWDSLPRNAMGKVNKKELKRKLAGEV is encoded by the exons ATGCGCATATTTAAGGCCATTAATCATGTGACCAGACATCAATCCTTATCATTTATAACTTGTACCTGTTGCCTAGATTCTCGTCCTTCCTGTTCTGGATCCAGATTCCTGTATTCTTCCTCTGTTTTTTCTCTTAAACTACCAGACTTCGGTTCTTTCCCTTCTCGATTCTTTACTTCTG ATACACATCATAGTACAAATATGGAGCTCGTTGAGGCAGTTGCCAGAAGAGAATCTACTTCCCCCGGGAGTATTGCAATTAGAGCTGATCAACAAAGTTACAGTTATCATCAACTAATCTCGTCTGCTAAGATGATATCTAGTTTGTTACGCAATGCTGATCTGAAGACT GTAGATGATGTCAACGAGAAAAAATATCTTGATGGAGCAAGGGTAGGGATTGTTGCCAAACCTTCAGCTGAATTTGTTGCTGGAGTACTTGGTACATGGCTCAGTGGAGGTGTCGCAGTCCCTCTCGCACTCAGCTACCCTGAAGCTGAGCTTCTGCATGTGATAAATGATTCG GATATTGCAATGATTCTGAGTACTGAAGATCATCAAGATCTCGTTAAAGGCGTTGCTACTAAAACTTCTTCTCAACTATTTATTCTTCCTCCTGTTCCCAACATAAACACAGTATCAACTGAACCTGAGCTCACAACAAATGGAGACAGAAAAG GTGACGACCCAGCACTGATTATATATACCAGTGGAACAACTGGTAAACCCAAAGGAGCTGTGCACACACACAAAGGTGTCTTATCGCAG GCTCAAATGTTGTCAGGTGCTTGGGGATACACTTCAACCGATCAATTCTTGCATTGCCTACCTCTGCAT CATGTGCATGGCCTGTACAATGCTTTGCTTGCCCCTCTCTATGCTGGTTCAACG GTTGAATTCATGCCTAAATTCAGCGTGAGAGGAGTCTGGCAAAGATGGCGAGAATCTTATCCTAGTGATCAAACTAAATCCAATGATGCCATAACTGTATTTACTGGA GTCCCAACAATTTATACACGTCTAATACAAGGATATGAAGCTATGGATCCAGCATTGCAAGCTGCTTCTGCCTCAGCTGCTAGACAGTTGCGCCTAATG ATGTGTGGCTCGTCTGCACTGCCTCTTCCAGTTATGCAACAATGGGAAAGTATCACTGGACATCGTCTTCTGGAACGATATGGCATGACAGAG TTTGTCATGGCGCTTTCTAATCCCTTAATTGGTGAGCGGAAGGGAGGTACTGTCGGAAAGCCACTTCCTGGCGTGGAG GCCAAGATCATTGTAGAAGATGGTAGTGGTGATGGTAATGATGGGGTCGGTGAGCTCTGCATTAAAAGTCCTTCATTATTCAAGGAATATTGGAAACTTCCAGAG GTGACTAAGCAGTCATTTATCGAAGATGGCTTCTTTAAAACTGGAGATGCTGCAAGAGTCAATGATGATGGATACTATGTCATTATGGGAC GTACTAATGCTGATATAATGAAAGTTGGTGGTTACAAGTTATCAGCGCTTGAAATTGAAGCAGTTCTTTTAGAG CATCCTACTATTTCCGAGTGCTGTGTGCTGGGTTTGCCTGATAAAACCTATGGAGAAGCTGTGTGCGCGATAATTGTCCCAAATCCAGGGCTTCGAAAAACAGACGAGGAAGAGACTCGGCCTGCATTAACTTTGGGAGAACTTTCTATCTGGGCCAAACAGAGACTTGCGCCATACAAG ATACCAACCCGTTTATTATTGTGGGACTCATTGCCTCGTAATGCTATGGGAAAG GTGAACAAGAAGGAGCTTAAGAGAAAGCTAGCCGGCGAAGTGTAG
- the LOC140882151 gene encoding probable CoA ligase CCL8 isoform X1, translating into MRIFKAINHVTRHQSLSFITCTCCLDSRPSCSGSRFLYSSSVFSLKLPDFGSFPSRFFTSDTHHSTNMELVEAVARRESTSPGSIAIRADQQSYSYHQLISSAKMISSLLRNADLKTVDDVNEKKYLDGARVGIVAKPSAEFVAGVLGTWLSGGVAVPLALSYPEAELLHVINDSDIAMILSTEDHQDLVKGVATKTSSQLFILPPVPNINTVSTEPELTTNGDRKGDKSFQGDDPALIIYTSGTTGKPKGAVHTHKGVLSQAQMLSGAWGYTSTDQFLHCLPLHHVHGLYNALLAPLYAGSTVEFMPKFSVRGVWQRWRESYPSDQTKSNDAITVFTGVPTIYTRLIQGYEAMDPALQAASASAARQLRLMMCGSSALPLPVMQQWESITGHRLLERYGMTEFVMALSNPLIGERKGGTVGKPLPGVEAKIIVEDGSGDGNDGVGELCIKSPSLFKEYWKLPEVTKQSFIEDGFFKTGDAARVNDDGYYVIMGRTNADIMKVGGYKLSALEIEAVLLEHPTISECCVLGLPDKTYGEAVCAIIVPNPGLRKTDEEETRPALTLGELSIWAKQRLAPYKIPTRLLLWDSLPRNAMGKVNKKELKRKLAGEV; encoded by the exons ATGCGCATATTTAAGGCCATTAATCATGTGACCAGACATCAATCCTTATCATTTATAACTTGTACCTGTTGCCTAGATTCTCGTCCTTCCTGTTCTGGATCCAGATTCCTGTATTCTTCCTCTGTTTTTTCTCTTAAACTACCAGACTTCGGTTCTTTCCCTTCTCGATTCTTTACTTCTG ATACACATCATAGTACAAATATGGAGCTCGTTGAGGCAGTTGCCAGAAGAGAATCTACTTCCCCCGGGAGTATTGCAATTAGAGCTGATCAACAAAGTTACAGTTATCATCAACTAATCTCGTCTGCTAAGATGATATCTAGTTTGTTACGCAATGCTGATCTGAAGACT GTAGATGATGTCAACGAGAAAAAATATCTTGATGGAGCAAGGGTAGGGATTGTTGCCAAACCTTCAGCTGAATTTGTTGCTGGAGTACTTGGTACATGGCTCAGTGGAGGTGTCGCAGTCCCTCTCGCACTCAGCTACCCTGAAGCTGAGCTTCTGCATGTGATAAATGATTCG GATATTGCAATGATTCTGAGTACTGAAGATCATCAAGATCTCGTTAAAGGCGTTGCTACTAAAACTTCTTCTCAACTATTTATTCTTCCTCCTGTTCCCAACATAAACACAGTATCAACTGAACCTGAGCTCACAACAAATGGAGACAGAAAAGGTGATAAATCTTTTCAGG GTGACGACCCAGCACTGATTATATATACCAGTGGAACAACTGGTAAACCCAAAGGAGCTGTGCACACACACAAAGGTGTCTTATCGCAG GCTCAAATGTTGTCAGGTGCTTGGGGATACACTTCAACCGATCAATTCTTGCATTGCCTACCTCTGCAT CATGTGCATGGCCTGTACAATGCTTTGCTTGCCCCTCTCTATGCTGGTTCAACG GTTGAATTCATGCCTAAATTCAGCGTGAGAGGAGTCTGGCAAAGATGGCGAGAATCTTATCCTAGTGATCAAACTAAATCCAATGATGCCATAACTGTATTTACTGGA GTCCCAACAATTTATACACGTCTAATACAAGGATATGAAGCTATGGATCCAGCATTGCAAGCTGCTTCTGCCTCAGCTGCTAGACAGTTGCGCCTAATG ATGTGTGGCTCGTCTGCACTGCCTCTTCCAGTTATGCAACAATGGGAAAGTATCACTGGACATCGTCTTCTGGAACGATATGGCATGACAGAG TTTGTCATGGCGCTTTCTAATCCCTTAATTGGTGAGCGGAAGGGAGGTACTGTCGGAAAGCCACTTCCTGGCGTGGAG GCCAAGATCATTGTAGAAGATGGTAGTGGTGATGGTAATGATGGGGTCGGTGAGCTCTGCATTAAAAGTCCTTCATTATTCAAGGAATATTGGAAACTTCCAGAG GTGACTAAGCAGTCATTTATCGAAGATGGCTTCTTTAAAACTGGAGATGCTGCAAGAGTCAATGATGATGGATACTATGTCATTATGGGAC GTACTAATGCTGATATAATGAAAGTTGGTGGTTACAAGTTATCAGCGCTTGAAATTGAAGCAGTTCTTTTAGAG CATCCTACTATTTCCGAGTGCTGTGTGCTGGGTTTGCCTGATAAAACCTATGGAGAAGCTGTGTGCGCGATAATTGTCCCAAATCCAGGGCTTCGAAAAACAGACGAGGAAGAGACTCGGCCTGCATTAACTTTGGGAGAACTTTCTATCTGGGCCAAACAGAGACTTGCGCCATACAAG ATACCAACCCGTTTATTATTGTGGGACTCATTGCCTCGTAATGCTATGGGAAAG GTGAACAAGAAGGAGCTTAAGAGAAAGCTAGCCGGCGAAGTGTAG